Genomic window (Spirochaetales bacterium):
TGTTCGGTCATGGTTCCCGAGGGCATGAACGAGGAGGCCCTCAACCGGCAGACCTCCTCCCTCTGTTATCCGGCCCAGATCGCGATAGGTCTGTTCGACAACCTCACCGATAAAAACCCCGACTATTATTTCATGCCACATATCGAGGAGATGTACGTCCCGAAGGGAAACAAACGAAAGGAGTTTTCCGCCACCTGTATCTTTGTCCAGGGTGAAGCCTTCTGGATGCAGCAGGTCTTCAAGGACAAAAAACTCCGGGAGAAGATACTGGCGCCGACCGTCAATTTCGGCGGGGGATGGGAAAAGGGAAGAAAGCCGTTCGTCGAAACCGCGGCCAAACTCGGTTTTACGCGAAAAAAGGCGAACGAGGCCTTTACCAGGGCGGTCGCCGTACAGGAAGCCTTTGAAGAAGAACTCAGACAGATCGGGAAAAAGGTTCTGGACGAGCTTCACCGCGACCCCGAAAAAATCGCGACGGTCCTGATCGGAAGGCCCTATAATGCCTTTGCCGAACTGGCAAACAAGGGAATTCCCAAAAAGCTGACAAGCCGGGGCTACATGGTCATTCCCTACGATATGCTCCCGTACGACAAGGAAGAGATCGCTCCGCCCCACCATGACTACATGCATTGGGAAATGGGCAATCAGGTAATCCGGGCCTCGCAGCTCGTCAAAAAAGACCGGCAGCTGTTCGGGATTTATATCACCAATTTTCTCTGCGCGATCGACTCGCTGCTCGTCTCCTATTTCAGGCGGATCATGGAAACGAAACCCTCTCTTACCCTCGAACTCGACGGCCACACGGCGGACGCGGGCATCAACACGAGGATAGAGGCCTTTCTCGACATCATTCACAATTACATTCAGGTACAGAAGAACGTGCGGGATATCGAGGTAAATGGCTTCAGGCCGGCAGAGATCGTCGTCGACAACAAGGGCGCCACTTATATCGATTCGAAGGGGAAACGTTTTTCCCTGACGCATCCCGATGTGAAGATGATTCTCCCCTCGATGGGCGATTACAACAACCGTCTTGTAGCGGATGTCTTTTCGAAACTCGGAATCCGCGCCGAAGCGCTGCCCATCGCGGACGCGGACGTCCTGAGGGCGGGCCGCGGCGTGACGACCTGCAAGGAATGCCTTCCCATGATCATCTGCGTGGGATTCATGCTCGACTATATCGAAAAAAAGAAGAAACCCGGCGAGAAACTCATCGTCTTTCAGCCGAGGGCCGCCGGTTACTGCCGCCTGGGACAGTACCATGTGTACATGAAAATATTGATCCGGGAGAAAAAACTGGAGGATGTGGCGATCATTTCTCTTGCAAACGAGGAGCGGTACGCCGGGCTGGGCCCCGCCTTCGCGCTTCCCGCATGGAAGGCGCTCGTGACGGGGGACGTTTTCGACGACATCCGCAACACGATCATGACGGTCGCCGAGGACCCGGAAAAGGGTCTTGCCGTCCTCGAAGAGGAATACGTAAAGGCGGGCGATGTCCTGGCCGGAAGGCTGAAAAAGTCCCTGTACCGGCAACTCAGGGAATCGGCAATACGGCTCAGGGAAGAAGTCAAGCTGAAAATACCCCTCGAAGAAGCCCCCCACGTCATGGTGATGGGAGAAATATTCGTGCGGCGTGATTCGTTTTCGAATCAGCATATCGCCCGCAGACTTGCCGAACGCGGATTTATCGCCCGGGTCTCTCACGTGAGCGAGTGGATCTACTACCTCAACTACATGATTAAAAACGGCCTCCATATCGCCGACCACACCTTTCTTGGATGGCTCGAGTTCACGATTTCCGACAAAACCCAGAAGCATATCGACAGGAAAATCAAGAATATTATGGCGGCTTCCGGATTATTCAAACCCGAGGAAATCAATATCGCGGATATCGTGCGATATTCGAAGCATATTGTCCCGAACCATCTCAAAGGAGAGCCCGGACTCATCATGGGCGTCATGCTGCGGGATTCACTGGAACATTACGCGGGTATCGTCAATATCGGGCCCTTCGGGTGCATGCCCGTCCGGTTCACCGAAGCGGTCATCTCGAACAACGCGGACATGGAATCGAAACGGGAGGCCTACCGGATGGCCGGAAGCGGCTACTCGCCGAACGGTTTTTCCGCGCAGGAACGGATCCCGTTTCTCACCATCGAGGCGGACGGCAACCCCTACCCGCAGCTTCTCGAAGCGCGGTTCGAAAGCTTCTGTCTCCAGGCACGCAGGATCGCTGAAAAGCAGGGGAAAAAGGTGCTGGTTATATAAAAGGCAGTCTCCCGGAAAATATTCGATGCTTTCGTAAAATCTCGAAGAAAGCGAAATGCAGCAAAACCGATATACCGCCCGGACTATTCGTCATACACGATATATTTATACCCATGGTTTTCTATATCATACGAATACACAACCGACACGTCTTTTCTTTTCTGGTAAACCGTAATAAAGGGTATATCGTTCCCGTTCTGCGTTAAAAAAAGAGAATCAACTTCGTTTTGCTTTTCTTCCGATATCTCATCGATCTCGCATATAAAACACAAACTGATTCCCGGAAAGATAAAAGCGTCAATGTGAGAAAAACCGAAGGATCGCATGGATTCCCTCAGCGTGATCGATGCTTCGTTCATTGTATCGTAAAACTCGATGCCCTCTCCCGTGGAAAAACGGCCGTTTAATATACCGATTTTTATCAACTCTTCGAGTGGAAACATTGTGATCATTGACTCATCCGATTTCAACCTGGCAACCAATGAAAGCGCCTCTTCCATTTTCCACATCCGGAACAATTCGTCCTCTCCATTCGTTATAAAGAAAAAAAACGAATCATTTTCATCCAGGTCCCGGATATCAACGAGCCTGTACATCAAATAGCCGCAATCATTGAGAACGGTAACTGAACCTTCCACACCGTCATAGTCAGTATCCGGTTTGAAATATTCCATTATATCCAGGACGCCGTCATAATATCCCCGGATATACATACCCATACCGGGATAATAAAAACCCCTCAGGTTCGTGATCCTCAAACCATCGTCCTCGGACAAAATAGTCTGTAATTCACGGTTTATACGCTGCCATATCTCTTTTTCAACCGCGGGCGGCGACAGGCAGGAGATACAGAGAATGATACCCATTAGTAAACCATATTTCGTCTTTTGCATATCCGGAATTGTTTTCATATTCTCTGTCATGAAGCATATACAATATTGCCGCATTGTCAATCTTTATTTTCGTTCATAAAATCACATCCTTAATTATTGTGAAAGCGAGACAAATATAAATCATGCTTTATATTTGTCCGGCATTTATATATACCGCTTTACATTTGCCGTAAAAATAATTATACTCTCACCATGATGTTAAAACATAATATCGAACAACATCTTGTCGATGATCTCGATAAAAAAATGGTTTTCATTGCAGGTCCGCGGCAGGTGGGAAAAACGACATTAGGAAAAAGAATCATCAATGCAAAAAATGGAATTTATTTATTATATGACAACAATGACGACAGAAGAAAAATATTCAAAAAAGAATATAATAAAGATGCCTGGGTCTGTCTGGATGAGTTCCATAAATACCAGCGGTGGAAAAGCTATTTGAAAGGAGTATATGACAAGTACCGGGAAACATTACATATCTTGTTGACGGGAAGCGCCAGACTGGATATATATCAGAAATCCGGCGACAGCCTTTTGGGGAGATACTATTTGTATCATTTACATCCATTCACTCTGGCGGAATTGAATAAGAAAAAAATTTCATTACCCGAAGATATCCATGCACCGGTAAAAAATCGACGGGGGCTCGATGAACTGATCCATTTCGGAGGTTTCCCTGAACCTTTTATTTCACAATCCGAGCAGGAACACAGACGATGGTCGAACCAGAGAAGGGCATTGCTGGTCAGGGAAGATCTCAGAGAATTATCGGATATTCAACTTGTAAGTATCGTGGAAAACCTCATGGTATTACTTCCCGAACGAATCGGTTCATTATTCAGTTACACGTCACTTTCACAGGACCTGAACGTTTCCGTCCCCACCATTCAATCCTGGTTGTCCGTATTTGAAAAATTGTACATTGTGTATAAAATACAGCCATATTCAAAACAGATCACCAGAAGCATCCGGAAAAGACCAAAATACTATCTCTGGGATTGGTCCCAGCTTGATAATATCGGAAAGAGATTTGAGAATCTCGTGGCGAGTCATCTGTTTAAAGCCGTCACCCTCTGGACGGATTTAGGACTTGCCAACTGCGGCCTTTATTATATTCATACAAGAGACGGAAAAGAGGTTGATTTTCTGGTACAGAAAGACAATAGGCCATGGTTTCTTGTAGAAGCGAAAGTCTCGGATAATCATTTCGGTAAAAACCTGCGCTATTTTTCCGAACTGCTTGGAATTCCCGGAATACAGGTTGTACTTGATTCTCACATATATAAAAAAGAAGCACATCTCTCAATAATAAGTGCCGAGTGGTGGTTGGGTCATTTGGAGTAGGAAAACCGAATAATACAAACGCTTGACTTTTAAACCATATCATGTTAATATCCATATGACTATATTTCCTTATATAGTCATATAGAATATAAGGATAGGTGATATGCCGAAAGGTTTTACGGAACAGGAAAAGGAATTAATCAGGGACAAGTTGTTAACCGAAGGCGCACGGCTTTTCGATCAATACGGCGTCCAGAAAACGACGGTGGATGACATCGCAGGGGCCTCGGGAATTTCCAAAGGGTCGTTTTATTCCTTTTTCAATTCAAAAGAAGAGCTTTTTTTCGATATTCTGGAAAAAACCGAACGTGAATTCAAGGCGAAGCTTTTCGGGGAAGTATTTCCGGAAAGCGAATCCCCCCGCGAGAGTTTCAAGGCCTTTCTCGATGGTTTTTTTACATTGATGGAAAGCACCCCGATTTTTAAACGGCTTATCTCCTCGGATATGGAATATCTGATGAGAAAACTGCCCGAAAAGAGGATCAAGGACCATATGGCGCAGGATTACGAGGTGTTCGAGACGTTTTACCAAACATGGAATAAAAAAGGTGTTTTCAGGACACTCGATATGAAGGGTTTTACCGGGGTGACGAAACTCATCTTCTACCTGGTTCTGCACCGGGAGGACTACACGCAGGAGGAATATGCAGCAACGAAAGCGATGTTTATCGATATGCTCGGCGATTATCTGATAACGAAGTAAAGGAGACGTTCATGTCAACGACAGGATATAACGGTAATGTGATAGTCACCTCCGGTTTGACAAAGCATTTCAAAAGCCTCAAGGCGGTCGACAATGTCTCGCTTACCGTAAAAAAGGGCGAAATCTACGGATTTCTCGGTTTGAACGGCGCGGGAAAAACGACCACCATCCGCATGCTTTTAGGCCTGGTGCAGCCGCTTTCGGGAGAAGTCCGGCTGTGCGGAAAACGAATCCTCCCGGGAAGGACGGGACCCTGGGAAAAGGTCGGTTACCTGGTCGAACTCCCCTTTTCCTACCCTGAACTGACGGTCCGCGAAAATCTCGCCGCCGTAAGCAGACTGCGCAGGCTGAACGAAAAGCATACGGTAACGGAAATTATCGGTCTTTTAAAATTAAACGAGTATAGGAATGTGAAGGCGCGTCATCTTTCCCACGGGAATTCCCAGCGCCTGGGTCTGGCGAAAGCCTTGATGCACCATCCGGAAGTCCTGATTCTCGACGAACCGTCCAATGGCCTCGATCCGGCCGGTATCGTCGAAATCCGCGAGCTTTTGAAGGATTACGCGGAAAACCGGGGGGTGACGGTTTTCGTTTCGAGTCACAACCTCGCCGAAATCGCCAAAACCGCGACAAGGATCGGAATCATACACAAAGGCGTCATGGTCCAGGAGATCGACACGGACAAACTTGATTCGTTTCTCAAAAAATCTCTTCTCATCGACGCACGGGACAGGAACGGGGCGGCCGCCCTGCTGAACGGCAGGGGGGTCATTGTCAGTGACGAGGAGAGCGGGCCGCTTCGGGTGGACGATCCGGGCGCCTGCCTGAACCCGGAACGCATCAATGCAATGCTGGTGAACGGCGGGTTTCCCCCGTTTTACCTCGAGGTGCACAGGGAGAACCTGGAATCGTACTTTTTAAGGGTTATAGGAGAAGAACAATGATACGAGATATAACGGCATCACTCGGTATCGAACTGCTGAAAATACGAAAATCCTTGATTTTCATCATTACCATCGGCATTTCGGTTTTTATTTCCGCGATCATGGGAATGTTCATGTACTTCATCATGCACCCGGATATCCTTCCCCCGGGTCTGTTGAAAACCAAGGTCGATCTTGCGGCCGTGTCCGCGGACTGGCCGTCCTATTTCGGTTTTCTCGAAATGATCATCGGCATTCTCGGTATTATCCTGTTCGGTTTCGTCGTCGCCTGGATTTTCGGCAGGGAATACTCTGATAAAACGGTAAAAGACATACTCGCACTGCCCTCTTCCCGGACAAGTATCGTCATATCCAAACTGCTCGCCACGGCGGTCTGGAGTCTTTTGATAAGCGTCATTATCATCGCCACCGGGCTTCTGGCCGGATTCATTATCAAGCTCCCCCTCTGGTCGGAACAGGCGCTTTTCGACTATATCCGTATCTGCGTGACGACCGCGCTGCTTTCGCTGCTGCTCGCCCCGCCCGCCGCCTTTATCGCGTCAGCCGGACACGGCTACCTGGCGCCGGTCGGGTTCGTGATCGGCTGCATGGGCTTCGCCAACCTCTTCGGCAACATCGGCCTAGGGCCATATTTCCCCTGGGCCGTTCCGATGCTCTATGCCGGCGCGGTCGAAGGGCCCGGCAGCGAACTCTCGGCGGCGAGCTATGTCATTCTTGTGACAACATGCCTGGCCGGAACAATCGGGACGATCGCCTGGTGGAAATACGCCGATCAGTATTGAGTTGCAGGCATGATACATACTATTTGAAAACAGGGAAAAATTGCATTATATTAATCAATGGAATGATGAAAATTACAAAAAACCGTATCTTATAAAGGATTTCATGTAGCCCGTTCGAATAAAAAAACGACACATATACGCTTTATGAAACGGCGAGGTGCCGGAAAGGGATGGGGGAATGAAAAAGATACCGCTGTTGCTTCTGATAATTCCTTTTATTGTCTGTTTCTCCGGATGTGAACTCTACAATCCCTTTCATATAACCACCTTTATCCCGCCGGAATCCACTGCGAATCCTTCTCCGGCTCCGACACCCGAACCATCGTACGAACCGATTGCCAAGGATTACAAGGCCACATTTACTTCGAGTGGTTATACCGGGACCACGTTCACCTTTTATATTGATCTCAATTATGATTCGGGAAACAACAGACTCGTCATCGTTGCCGTTGGAATCGAAAGCGATAATGACACCCTTCCTTCGACAGCGGTTACCTTTGACCACAAGCAGATGACCCGCGCCGTTACGAGAAACATCACGGGCGGCGGCAGTCTCGTCATGGCCGAAGTATGGTATATGCTCGATAACGACCTGCCGGCCCTATCCGGCAGCATGTATGAAATACAGGCGACCTCATCGGAAGAGGTGAAATGCGCCATGTACGGGATATCGGTCATCAACGTAAAACAGGCCGCCCCCGAAACCACCGCTTCCGAAGCGACGGATTCGGCGAATCTCATTTCCCTGGGTATCACCACCGTGTCAAACGGCGCCTGGATATTCGACGGATACCAGGACGAAAATAACGACGGAACGGTCGCACCCTCGCATCCAGACCAGACCGTTCAGGCGAATAGTAAAAACGGCGGTTCGTTTGCCGGATCGACGCGCGAGGTTCCTGCGGCAGATTCGGTGACGAACGGATGGTCGACGGACTCCTCGGCCGGAAAACAGGTAACGGCCGCGGCGGCATTCGCTCCCGCGTTATAGGGGGTATCGGTGTCCTTCTTTTTTTCTTTGACGGTATAACGCTGTTTTTTATCTTGAAAATTTGATTTTTCGGCGGCAAGCTGTTAAATTTAACTATATCCCTATTTTATCATGCATCCGGCGGCAGGAAACGGGACCGGGAATAGGGATAACGGCTGAGGACAATATCGGAGTAAGGCATATTGATATAAAGAAACGGATAGCGTGAGAAGGAAAACCGCGTTTTTCATTATTATATTATGCGTCTTATCGCAGTATACCATATGGAGCGACATCGATCTCTACCTCGAGGGCGACCTCCAGAGTGCCCCATGGTTCTATGAAACTCAATATGAACTCAACGGTATCTCGTTTTCAACGGCATGGGCGGGGGGAATCAGATTCGACTGGTTTTCAGTCGGTCTGGATCTGACGAGTGAGTATGTCAGCTTCAACAGCTCTCGTGATACCGGGCAATTGATCGGTGCATGGCTGAATACGGGCAGCGATATCGTTACCTCCTTCGAAATGACCTCATGGCTTCGCCTTCAGGCCGGCGCGGGTGTATTATGGAACAATTCCTCCTTTAATTACGACGATTCCGGCTGGCTTGGGAAAAGCCTGTTCGGAATCGAGTTTCTGCTCGGTTCGACATTTTTTTTGACCGGAAATTTGCAGCTTGACGTCATCGAACGGCTTCAGCTTTTTGTCACCTCCTCATCGGTAACGGAAAACTGCGCGAATATCCTGGGGATAAGAACGACATACAATCCGGGTATCCCGTGGCTGCGGATCTTCGCGGAAATCGACGCCTTATACTGGGGATATGCCAACGAAATACTCCCTGAAGCCATACAATCATGGATGGTTCGGGGTCACATCGGCCTTACCATAAATATCGGGAAACAACGCGGCAAGACTTTCCTCATTAACAATATCCGGGGCGATATTCCTCCCGTACAT
Coding sequences:
- a CDS encoding ABC transporter ATP-binding protein encodes the protein MSTTGYNGNVIVTSGLTKHFKSLKAVDNVSLTVKKGEIYGFLGLNGAGKTTTIRMLLGLVQPLSGEVRLCGKRILPGRTGPWEKVGYLVELPFSYPELTVRENLAAVSRLRRLNEKHTVTEIIGLLKLNEYRNVKARHLSHGNSQRLGLAKALMHHPEVLILDEPSNGLDPAGIVEIRELLKDYAENRGVTVFVSSHNLAEIAKTATRIGIIHKGVMVQEIDTDKLDSFLKKSLLIDARDRNGAAALLNGRGVIVSDEESGPLRVDDPGACLNPERINAMLVNGGFPPFYLEVHRENLESYFLRVIGEEQ
- a CDS encoding ATP-binding protein, producing MMLKHNIEQHLVDDLDKKMVFIAGPRQVGKTTLGKRIINAKNGIYLLYDNNDDRRKIFKKEYNKDAWVCLDEFHKYQRWKSYLKGVYDKYRETLHILLTGSARLDIYQKSGDSLLGRYYLYHLHPFTLAELNKKKISLPEDIHAPVKNRRGLDELIHFGGFPEPFISQSEQEHRRWSNQRRALLVREDLRELSDIQLVSIVENLMVLLPERIGSLFSYTSLSQDLNVSVPTIQSWLSVFEKLYIVYKIQPYSKQITRSIRKRPKYYLWDWSQLDNIGKRFENLVASHLFKAVTLWTDLGLANCGLYYIHTRDGKEVDFLVQKDNRPWFLVEAKVSDNHFGKNLRYFSELLGIPGIQVVLDSHIYKKEAHLSIISAEWWLGHLE
- a CDS encoding ABC transporter permease, whose amino-acid sequence is MIRDITASLGIELLKIRKSLIFIITIGISVFISAIMGMFMYFIMHPDILPPGLLKTKVDLAAVSADWPSYFGFLEMIIGILGIILFGFVVAWIFGREYSDKTVKDILALPSSRTSIVISKLLATAVWSLLISVIIIATGLLAGFIIKLPLWSEQALFDYIRICVTTALLSLLLAPPAAFIASAGHGYLAPVGFVIGCMGFANLFGNIGLGPYFPWAVPMLYAGAVEGPGSELSAASYVILVTTCLAGTIGTIAWWKYADQY
- a CDS encoding TetR/AcrR family transcriptional regulator codes for the protein MPKGFTEQEKELIRDKLLTEGARLFDQYGVQKTTVDDIAGASGISKGSFYSFFNSKEELFFDILEKTEREFKAKLFGEVFPESESPRESFKAFLDGFFTLMESTPIFKRLISSDMEYLMRKLPEKRIKDHMAQDYEVFETFYQTWNKKGVFRTLDMKGFTGVTKLIFYLVLHREDYTQEEYAATKAMFIDMLGDYLITK